A single window of Hymenobacter sp. APR13 DNA harbors:
- a CDS encoding gliding motility-associated C-terminal domain-containing protein → MGHRAAAQSWELLARTRGVQHTGIIASAVTANQDMVVIGSYISSMQLQPAASWTSATTYNNGFVARLAADGRSWRWVADITSTLGAGATMVTILPDGDVLIAGTLAGGAQFGPFSSGVVNAAYEGFVARLDGATGQWRWLARLTTPYAGYSLVRPGGLTLRATGEAVVVGTFSGTMQLGSLSPLSSLPPGSLVQNWNLFVARLDLTTGQWLQAFSAGGAGSDAASGVVALPDGDIALAGALQAPYTLSGLPPQTGTTGRQAFVGRLNPESGTWRWMQAIQQASWAEAQHLIALPNGNLAVSGRYQGTAQVGAIALPDGPGSTSTFVACLTAGQGQWLWAAAGAGTSRPTGPGGLCATPAGNVVVSASYSGPGRFGTLPPVPSVSQEGPDIFVGELAGTTGRWNWVTLAGGDGGTVRNTYPFAGDDFAGSVQALSNQQLLVSGTLSNQARLGNDPTTLTSALSDGFVARLTVPAPCTNGAPPAELRVVASPAACWDGRLLRVAGVPRGSTLTWSTGSTADSLLITAPGTYSLTVRTLTGCDYQLASTVTANELRPSIPPNIITPNGDQLNDEWVIPNLADNTHASFYNRWGRLVYETPAYNNRWAADGLAAGVYYYVLRRPGKCPAASLNGWIEVVR, encoded by the coding sequence ATGGGACATCGCGCCGCAGCGCAGAGCTGGGAGCTGCTGGCTCGTACGCGGGGAGTGCAGCACACGGGTATCATTGCCTCGGCTGTCACCGCCAACCAGGATATGGTTGTAATCGGCAGCTACATCAGCTCGATGCAGTTACAGCCGGCAGCCTCCTGGACATCGGCCACCACCTACAACAATGGCTTCGTGGCCCGGCTGGCAGCTGACGGCCGCAGCTGGCGCTGGGTGGCCGACATTACCAGTACGCTTGGGGCAGGTGCCACCATGGTAACCATACTGCCCGATGGGGATGTGCTGATAGCGGGCACGCTGGCAGGAGGGGCCCAGTTCGGACCGTTCAGCTCGGGCGTCGTCAATGCGGCGTATGAAGGCTTTGTGGCACGCCTCGATGGCGCTACCGGCCAATGGCGCTGGTTGGCCCGCCTCACCACTCCCTATGCAGGCTACAGCCTGGTGCGGCCCGGCGGCCTGACCTTGCGTGCCACCGGCGAAGCCGTGGTGGTCGGCACCTTTAGCGGAACGATGCAACTTGGCAGCCTGTCACCCCTTAGCTCGTTGCCCCCTGGCTCGCTGGTGCAAAACTGGAATTTGTTCGTAGCCCGTCTGGACTTAACGACCGGGCAGTGGCTGCAGGCCTTCAGCGCGGGTGGGGCCGGCTCCGACGCCGCCTCGGGCGTGGTGGCGCTGCCGGACGGCGACATTGCGCTGGCCGGCGCTCTGCAGGCACCCTATACGCTCAGTGGTCTGCCGCCGCAGACGGGTACGACCGGGCGGCAGGCGTTCGTAGGTCGCCTCAACCCTGAAAGTGGCACGTGGCGCTGGATGCAGGCGATACAGCAAGCCAGTTGGGCCGAAGCCCAGCATCTCATTGCGCTGCCCAACGGCAATCTGGCCGTGAGCGGGCGCTACCAGGGAACCGCTCAGGTGGGAGCCATAGCTTTACCCGACGGCCCTGGCTCAACCAGCACGTTTGTGGCGTGCCTCACGGCCGGCCAAGGACAGTGGCTGTGGGCTGCCGCCGGGGCCGGCACCAGCCGCCCGACGGGTCCCGGCGGGCTGTGCGCTACCCCCGCTGGCAACGTCGTCGTCTCAGCCAGCTACTCGGGGCCGGGCCGGTTCGGCACTTTGCCCCCCGTTCCCAGCGTGAGCCAGGAAGGACCGGATATTTTTGTGGGCGAGTTGGCTGGCACAACGGGCCGCTGGAACTGGGTCACCCTGGCCGGGGGCGACGGCGGCACGGTGCGCAACACGTACCCCTTCGCGGGGGATGACTTTGCCGGGTCGGTGCAGGCATTGTCCAATCAGCAGCTGCTCGTCAGCGGCACACTCAGCAACCAGGCCCGCCTGGGAAACGACCCGACGACTCTGACATCGGCCCTAAGCGACGGCTTCGTAGCCCGCCTGACCGTGCCAGCGCCCTGCACCAATGGGGCGCCCCCGGCAGAGCTGCGCGTGGTAGCCAGCCCGGCTGCCTGTTGGGACGGCCGGCTGTTACGGGTCGCCGGCGTACCCCGCGGCAGTACCCTGACCTGGAGCACAGGCTCGACGGCCGACAGCCTGCTCATCACTGCCCCGGGCACCTACTCGCTCACGGTCAGGACGCTGACCGGCTGCGACTACCAGTTGGCCAGCACTGTCACAGCAAATGAGCTACGCCCCAGTATCCCGCCGAATATCATCACTCCCAACGGTGACCAGCTCAACGACGAGTGGGTGATTCCGAATTTGGCCGACAACACCCATGCCTCGTTTTACAATCGATGGGGCCGGCTGGTATATGAAACGCCCGCCTACAACAACCGATGGGCCGCTGACGGCCTGGCGGCGGGCGTTTACTACTACGTGTTGCGCCGGCCAGGCAAGTGCCCGGCTGCCTCGCTCAATGGCTGGATAGAAGTCGTGCGCTAG
- a CDS encoding recombinase family protein has translation MKIGYARVSTRDQNLELQLDALTQAGCELIYQEKASGALAARVELDKLLLQVRPGDTVYIYKLDRLGRSLKHLLDLVADLQRRDIGLISLTDAINTSSAQGRLVLNLFASLAEFERELIRERTLAGLAAARARGRVGGRKPGLSVEAQRTARAAELLYKARELSIDDMARSLRICKATFYKYLHHRGVALHAQPLPSPVTTDAA, from the coding sequence ATGAAGATTGGCTACGCCCGCGTCTCCACCCGCGACCAGAATTTAGAATTGCAGCTCGACGCCCTGACCCAGGCCGGCTGCGAGCTTATCTACCAGGAAAAAGCCTCCGGCGCCTTGGCCGCCCGGGTCGAACTCGATAAGCTCTTGCTGCAAGTGCGCCCGGGCGATACGGTCTACATCTACAAGCTCGACCGGCTGGGTCGCTCGCTTAAGCACCTGCTCGACCTGGTCGCGGACCTGCAGCGCCGCGACATCGGCTTGATTTCCCTGACCGACGCCATTAACACGTCGTCAGCCCAAGGCCGGCTCGTACTCAACCTGTTTGCCTCGCTCGCCGAGTTTGAGCGCGAGCTGATTCGCGAGCGCACCCTTGCCGGGCTGGCTGCGGCCCGTGCCCGGGGTCGAGTCGGCGGGCGCAAGCCGGGCCTTTCGGTAGAAGCCCAGCGCACGGCCCGCGCGGCCGAACTGCTCTACAAAGCCCGGGAGCTAAGCATCGACGACATGGCCCGCAGCCTGCGCATCTGCAAGGCCACCTTCTATAAGTACTTGCACCACCGCGGCGTGGCCCTGCACGCCCAGCCCTTGCCCAGTCCCGTGACCACCGACGCCGCGTGA
- a CDS encoding M1 family metallopeptidase has protein sequence MRHLLAICCLALLPAAAFAQRATPAPYFQQEVNYTIDVALDDRKHELTGHEQVQYTNNSLQALTFIWFHLWPNAYRDNRTAFARQELRNGNRAFAFAPAAQRGFIDGLAFTVDGQAATLEFDPNNPDVAKLLLPRPLAAGATAAISTPFRVKLPGPFSRMRHVGQNYQITQWYPKPAVLDRRGWHPMPYLDQGEFYSEFGSFDVRITLPANYTVGATGELQNPDEIARLEGLAAETAKKTTQADFGDDLTFPASATATKTLRYKQDRVHDFAWFADKRFNVLKSAVTLPSGRAVTSWVLFTNREATRWIKGLQDVNEALMRYSHWVGEYPYSSATAVQAGVGPGSMEYPMVTVCIPEALVHEVGHNWFYGILGSNERDFAWMDEGVNTYFEKRLAALDSIKATPFGGSSITDRAIRSQVEGLPPTALKQVAYQVLASRGLDQPVQGLTSAAFGKRNYGLMTYHKTASLLHYLAGYLGQERFDRALQAYYERWKFRHPYPEDMQASFEESTGQPLGWFFNDLLTGTHRYNAYLSAPLAVEDRVQVQVRTDSPVPWAVPVSSLDANGKVLETRWTPPFGRAGTEAASPLSFRRAGVASLVVDAGYLTPQLNRRDDRLQLNSPAPRLEPLRLRPLASVERWDQAAINWLPALGANTSDKLMLGAAFYNSLLAPKRLQYLAMPLYSFARKEVNGIASLQLNLLPASKARTVTVGATVQRFERYLKLEPSVSVVLPHSAFNGPQHRLTLSGTAVNTQDRLRNLNIVTADYRGRIRNALREWNWQVDLNRMRARSNETGNDAPAFLLRGAVSLQQFYSPTKRVQVRLFGGSFLQTHENRDFFLGLSGSPDYRRQTVFLDRPQISRTLAAQYHQTDDRDGAFKAFMPVFTNNWLTTVNLQVDVPVVPLAVFADFGATREPFVVGGRSRNTYYDAGLAVPLLEFAVPMLKDVLQIYLPVAGTQYENFLPSSRKDFTDRIRFVLRLDRLSPFRLLDEQLAQ, from the coding sequence ATGAGACACCTGCTTGCCATTTGCTGCCTGGCGTTGCTGCCGGCGGCGGCTTTTGCCCAGCGCGCCACGCCGGCGCCCTACTTCCAGCAGGAAGTGAACTACACCATTGACGTGGCCCTCGACGACCGGAAGCACGAGCTGACGGGCCACGAGCAGGTGCAGTACACCAATAACTCGCTCCAGGCGCTGACCTTCATCTGGTTTCACCTGTGGCCCAATGCCTACCGCGACAACCGCACGGCCTTTGCCCGCCAGGAGCTGCGCAACGGCAACCGCGCGTTTGCGTTTGCCCCGGCCGCGCAGCGCGGCTTTATCGACGGCCTTGCTTTCACCGTGGACGGGCAGGCAGCCACGCTGGAATTCGACCCCAACAACCCCGACGTGGCCAAGCTTCTGCTGCCCAGGCCGCTGGCGGCCGGCGCCACGGCGGCCATCAGCACGCCGTTTCGGGTGAAGCTGCCCGGCCCGTTTTCGCGCATGCGGCACGTGGGCCAGAACTACCAGATAACGCAGTGGTACCCCAAGCCCGCCGTGCTCGACCGTCGCGGCTGGCATCCGATGCCCTACCTCGACCAGGGTGAGTTCTACTCGGAGTTCGGCTCGTTCGACGTGCGGATTACGCTGCCGGCCAACTACACGGTGGGCGCTACCGGCGAGCTGCAGAACCCCGACGAAATAGCCCGCCTGGAAGGCCTAGCGGCCGAAACAGCGAAGAAAACCACCCAGGCTGACTTCGGCGACGACCTGACCTTTCCGGCGTCGGCCACCGCCACCAAAACCCTGCGCTACAAGCAGGACCGGGTGCACGATTTCGCCTGGTTTGCTGACAAGCGGTTTAATGTGCTGAAAAGCGCCGTGACGCTGCCTTCGGGCCGCGCCGTTACCTCGTGGGTGCTGTTCACCAACCGGGAGGCTACGCGCTGGATAAAAGGCCTGCAAGACGTGAACGAAGCGCTGATGCGCTACTCCCACTGGGTGGGAGAATACCCGTACTCTTCCGCCACGGCGGTCCAGGCGGGCGTGGGGCCCGGGAGTATGGAATACCCCATGGTAACGGTGTGCATCCCCGAGGCCCTGGTGCACGAGGTGGGGCACAACTGGTTTTACGGCATCCTGGGCAGCAACGAGCGGGACTTTGCCTGGATGGACGAAGGCGTGAATACCTACTTCGAAAAGCGCTTGGCCGCCCTCGATAGCATCAAAGCCACCCCTTTCGGCGGCTCGTCCATCACGGACCGCGCCATCCGCAGCCAGGTGGAAGGCCTGCCCCCGACAGCGCTAAAACAGGTGGCTTACCAAGTCCTGGCCAGCCGTGGCCTCGACCAGCCCGTACAGGGGCTCACCTCGGCAGCGTTTGGTAAGCGGAACTACGGGCTGATGACGTATCATAAAACGGCTTCGCTGCTCCACTACCTGGCGGGCTATCTGGGCCAGGAGCGGTTTGACCGCGCCCTGCAGGCCTACTACGAGCGCTGGAAGTTTCGCCACCCCTACCCCGAGGACATGCAGGCCTCGTTTGAGGAAAGCACCGGGCAGCCGCTGGGCTGGTTTTTCAACGACCTGCTCACCGGCACGCACCGCTACAACGCCTACCTGAGCGCCCCGCTAGCGGTGGAAGACAGGGTGCAGGTGCAGGTGCGCACCGACTCGCCGGTGCCGTGGGCCGTGCCGGTGTCGTCACTCGACGCCAACGGTAAGGTGCTGGAAACGCGTTGGACGCCGCCCTTCGGCCGCGCCGGGACGGAAGCCGCGTCGCCGCTCAGTTTCCGGCGCGCGGGCGTGGCGTCGCTGGTGGTGGACGCCGGCTACCTCACTCCGCAGCTCAACCGCCGCGACGACCGGCTGCAGCTAAACAGCCCGGCGCCCCGCCTCGAGCCCCTGCGCCTGCGGCCCCTGGCCAGCGTCGAGCGCTGGGACCAGGCCGCCATCAACTGGCTGCCCGCGCTGGGCGCCAACACGTCCGATAAGCTCATGCTGGGGGCGGCGTTCTACAACAGCCTGCTGGCACCCAAGCGGCTCCAATACCTGGCCATGCCCCTGTACAGTTTCGCCCGCAAAGAAGTGAACGGCATCGCCTCGCTGCAGCTGAATCTGCTGCCTGCCAGCAAGGCGCGGACGGTGACGGTGGGCGCCACCGTGCAGCGCTTCGAGCGCTACCTGAAGCTGGAGCCCAGCGTGAGCGTGGTGCTGCCCCACTCGGCCTTCAACGGGCCCCAGCACCGGCTCACGCTGTCGGGCACGGCCGTCAACACCCAGGACAGACTCCGCAATCTGAACATCGTGACGGCCGATTACCGCGGCCGCATCCGCAACGCGCTACGGGAATGGAACTGGCAGGTGGACCTCAACCGCATGCGTGCCCGCAGCAACGAAACGGGAAACGACGCCCCGGCCTTCCTGCTGCGCGGAGCGGTTTCGCTTCAGCAGTTCTACTCGCCTACCAAACGAGTGCAGGTGCGCTTATTTGGCGGCAGCTTTTTGCAAACCCATGAAAACCGCGACTTTTTCCTGGGTTTAAGCGGCAGCCCCGACTATCGCCGGCAAACCGTATTTCTGGACCGCCCGCAGATTTCGCGCACACTCGCGGCCCAGTACCACCAGACCGACGACCGCGACGGTGCTTTCAAGGCCTTTATGCCCGTATTCACGAACAACTGGCTGACTACGGTCAACCTCCAGGTTGACGTGCCGGTGGTGCCGCTGGCCGTATTCGCCGACTTTGGCGCGACGCGGGAACCCTTCGTGGTGGGCGGCCGAAGCCGCAACACCTACTACGACGCCGGCCTGGCGGTACCGCTGCTTGAATTTGCGGTGCCGATGCTCAAAGACGTGCTGCAAATCTACCTGCCCGTGGCCGGTACGCAGTACGAGAACTTCCTGCCCAGCAGCCGCAAGGACTTCACCGACCGCATCCGTTTTGTGTTGCGCCTCGACCGCCTGAGCCCCTTCCGGCTGCTTGACGAGCAGCTGGCGCAGTAA
- a CDS encoding RCC1 domain-containing protein → MWICLLGINLGTAHGQRLAAGGEYSVSIRPDGTLWASGSNFVGQLGDGTRVNQPIPVQIGTANTWERVAASQTGHTAAIRTDGTLWTWGYNSAGELGHGPGNNRLTPTRVGTDTWRRVAVGVRHTVAVRSDGTLWAWGENSRGQLGDGTVTDRALPQQIGTATTWSNVAAGAFFSVGLRTDGTLWAWGDNFQGQLGSGTQTSRNTPVQVGTATNWQSVAVGGFHTVAVRTDGTLWAWGSNFRGQLGDGTPTNQNTPTQIGTATNWQRVAAGTNHTLAVRTDGTLWAWGDNANGQLGDGTTSNRLTPVQVGTLATWREIAGGSTHTVATRTDESLWAWGSNGSGQVGSLTLATARVRQPEQLGTDTNWQQAAVGNTHTVAVRTNGTLWAWGENAFGQLGDGTTTARNVPIQIGTATDWRSVAAGFNHTLAVRADGTLWAWGDNAGSQLGDGTTTTRLAPVQIGTATNWQRVVTANSWTLAVRTDGTLWAWGSGVTGFGTLSGSYRPIPTQIGTDTNWRWIAMDGGRAAGVRTDGTLWVWGKELRWLARRRHDHRPACAGAAWYGYNLAGSCFR, encoded by the coding sequence ATGTGGATCTGCCTGCTGGGCATAAACCTGGGCACGGCCCACGGCCAGCGTTTGGCGGCCGGGGGAGAGTATTCAGTTTCCATTCGCCCCGACGGCACGCTGTGGGCCTCTGGCAGCAACTTCGTGGGCCAGCTCGGTGATGGCACCCGCGTGAACCAACCGATTCCGGTGCAAATCGGCACGGCCAACACCTGGGAGCGGGTAGCAGCCAGCCAAACCGGCCACACGGCGGCTATCCGGACGGATGGCACACTCTGGACCTGGGGGTACAACTCGGCCGGCGAGCTCGGCCACGGCCCCGGTAACAACCGCCTTACGCCGACCCGAGTCGGCACAGATACCTGGCGGCGGGTGGCCGTTGGGGTCAGGCATACGGTAGCTGTGCGCTCCGACGGTACGCTCTGGGCCTGGGGAGAGAACTCCCGGGGCCAGCTTGGCGACGGCACGGTCACCGACCGGGCATTGCCTCAGCAAATTGGAACGGCCACCACGTGGAGCAATGTGGCCGCAGGCGCCTTTTTCTCGGTGGGCCTGCGCACCGACGGCACCCTGTGGGCCTGGGGTGACAACTTCCAGGGCCAGCTCGGCTCCGGCACCCAGACTTCCCGGAATACCCCGGTCCAGGTGGGCACGGCTACAAACTGGCAAAGCGTCGCAGTAGGGGGCTTTCATACCGTGGCCGTGCGCACCGACGGTACGCTCTGGGCCTGGGGCAGCAATTTCCGGGGTCAGCTCGGCGACGGTACCCCCACCAACCAGAATACCCCTACTCAAATTGGTACGGCTACGAACTGGCAACGCGTGGCCGCCGGTACCAACCACACACTTGCGGTGCGTACCGACGGCACCCTGTGGGCCTGGGGCGATAACGCCAACGGCCAGCTCGGCGACGGCACCACGAGCAACCGGCTGACGCCGGTGCAGGTGGGCACCCTGGCCACCTGGCGGGAGATTGCCGGGGGCAGCACCCACACCGTCGCTACCCGTACCGACGAGTCGCTTTGGGCCTGGGGCAGCAACGGCAGCGGCCAGGTGGGCAGCCTGACTCTGGCCACGGCCCGGGTGCGGCAGCCCGAACAGCTCGGCACGGACACGAACTGGCAGCAGGCAGCCGTGGGCAACACCCACACGGTGGCGGTGCGCACCAACGGCACGCTGTGGGCCTGGGGTGAAAATGCGTTCGGCCAGCTCGGCGACGGCACCACCACCGCGCGCAATGTGCCGATCCAGATTGGCACGGCCACGGACTGGCGCAGCGTGGCGGCCGGCTTCAACCATACCCTCGCGGTGCGTGCCGACGGCACGCTGTGGGCCTGGGGCGACAACGCCGGCAGCCAGCTCGGCGACGGCACCACCACCACCCGCCTGGCTCCAGTGCAAATTGGCACGGCCACGAACTGGCAGCGCGTGGTTACGGCCAACTCCTGGACGCTTGCGGTGCGTACCGACGGCACGCTCTGGGCCTGGGGCTCGGGCGTTACTGGCTTTGGCACATTGTCCGGCTCGTATCGTCCCATCCCGACTCAGATCGGCACCGACACGAACTGGCGATGGATAGCCATGGACGGCGGGCGCGCGGCGGGCGTGCGCACCGACGGCACGCTCTGGGTGTGGGGCAAGGAACTTCGGTGGCTGGCTCGGCGACGGCACGACCACCGACCAGCTTGCGCCGGTGCAGCTTGGTACGGCTACAACCTGGCAGGAAGTTGTTTTCGGTGA
- a CDS encoding Fic family protein, giving the protein MRRIAPYIHQRPDWPAFTWDPAVLEALLGTVRHQQGRLLGRLEALGVGLRAEATLRTLTLDVLKSSEIEGELLPPASVRSSIAWRLGLEQAALPPADRRVEGVVAMLLDATQQAAAPLTANRLFGWHAALFPTGYSGLYPLQVGAWRTGPMQVVSGPLGRERVHYDAPAAAELDAQMQQFLAWFNADQGLDPVLKAGLAHFWFVTIHPFDDGNGRIARAIADLQLARADGTGQRCYSMSAQIQAERQAYYDLLETSQRGPLDVTPWLDWFLGCLGRALQAAEQTLGQVLAKARFWEQHRDAAFTARQRQLLTRLLDGFEGKFTTAKWARMAHCSQDTAGRDIADLVAQGVLVHEGAGGRSTSYRLAPEPDAR; this is encoded by the coding sequence ATGCGGAGAATAGCGCCTTATATTCATCAACGTCCGGACTGGCCGGCCTTTACGTGGGACCCGGCGGTCCTGGAGGCGCTGCTAGGCACCGTACGTCACCAGCAGGGGCGGCTGCTGGGGCGGCTCGAGGCCTTGGGTGTGGGCCTACGGGCCGAAGCCACGCTGCGTACGCTCACGCTCGACGTGCTCAAGTCGAGCGAAATCGAGGGCGAACTGCTGCCCCCGGCCTCGGTGCGTTCCTCCATCGCCTGGCGCCTGGGGCTCGAACAGGCCGCGCTGCCCCCCGCCGACCGGCGGGTGGAGGGCGTGGTGGCCATGCTGCTCGACGCCACCCAGCAGGCCGCCGCGCCGCTGACCGCGAACCGCCTGTTCGGCTGGCACGCGGCCTTGTTTCCCACAGGCTACAGCGGGCTGTACCCGCTGCAGGTGGGCGCGTGGCGCACCGGGCCCATGCAGGTCGTGTCCGGGCCGCTGGGCCGCGAACGGGTGCATTACGACGCGCCCGCCGCCGCAGAGCTCGACGCGCAGATGCAGCAGTTCCTGGCCTGGTTCAACGCCGACCAGGGCCTGGACCCCGTACTCAAAGCAGGGCTGGCCCATTTCTGGTTTGTGACGATTCACCCCTTCGACGACGGCAACGGCCGCATCGCGCGGGCCATCGCCGATTTGCAGCTGGCCCGCGCCGACGGCACGGGCCAGCGCTGCTACAGCATGTCGGCGCAAATCCAGGCCGAGCGCCAAGCGTATTACGACCTGCTCGAAACCAGCCAGCGCGGGCCCTTGGACGTGACGCCCTGGCTGGACTGGTTCTTAGGCTGCCTGGGCCGGGCCCTGCAAGCCGCCGAGCAAACGCTGGGGCAAGTGCTGGCCAAGGCCCGCTTCTGGGAGCAGCACCGGGACGCGGCGTTCACGGCCCGGCAACGGCAGCTGCTCACGCGGCTGCTCGACGGCTTCGAGGGCAAGTTCACCACGGCCAAATGGGCGCGCATGGCCCACTGCTCCCAAGACACGGCCGGCCGCGACATCGCCGACCTGGTGGCCCAGGGCGTGCTGGTGCACGAAGGCGCCGGTGGGCGCAGCACCAGCTACCGCTTGGCGCCCGAACCCGATGCCCGATAA